The Nitrospira sp. genomic interval AGACGATTCAAGCAGGCAATGGAGAGATCCTGCTCAGCACACAAGTCAACCAACTGATTCAGGCCATGGCAGCGTTCTCCCAGCAATCCGGTCTTACGTGGGATCAAGCCATCGATCAGCGGCCGCAGGATGTGCAGACGGTACTCGCAGCGAGTTGGCAGTAAATGATGAGGAGGCCTGGCTCAGAGCTCAGCGGCTGTGCTAATCGCTTGGCGGCTCGAAATGTCCGGAGGGGCGCTGTTGCCACGGCACAGTCGCTTGGCGAGACTGTTTGACTAAGCTCCGCAGGCTCATCTCAGCGGCCCGCAAGAGTTTGGGTTCACCGGCTTGCATGAGCGTGGTCAAGAGGACATAGAGTGATCGATCGGCGTGAGATCCGGTCAAGATTCGATCGGTGACCGGATCAATCTGAGCGGTGTCCGGCTCCTCATCCTCTGCTGAATCTGTGAAGAGCCATTTGAAGGATTGGGGGTTGTCGAATAGCCAAGAAGGCGGAATGCAAAACGCGGAGGCAAGAGCTTCAAGTGTACTGGTCGTGGGATCGGCCTGATTCGCTTCGATGTGTTCAAGGAGCGTCGTCGAAATTCCTGTCGCGTCTGATAACGACTCGATTGATTGGTTTCTGGAAAGTCTCCAGCCCTGGATAAATAGCCCTATCGACATAAGGCTATGATACACAATGAAAGGTTGAGCTTCAATTAAATCATCCTATAAATTGACATTTATTTATTAAAATCAATGTGTTATGATCTATTCACAGTGCGGGTGTGAAATCGGTATAATACCGACACAAGTTTCATCGTGTTGAAGGAGGTGGGGGCGTATGTTAGGAACCGATATTCGTGGCATCATGGCTGAGGAAGAAGAGGTCCAGCGCCGACAAGAGGCGCTCAAGTCGCTCATGACGATGCGGTCCAAGCAGCTTCGAGAGTCCTTGGATGATCGAATCAAGCGCGCCAGGAGCAGCGGGGATTGGACACAGTTGTCCAAGGCAGAATGCGCGACTTTGCATAAGCAGGAAAGGGCTCACCTGCAGTCTCAGCTTGAACAGTTACAGTTTGAGCAGACTCGGACTCGGGGAAAGCTGACAGCCTTGAAACGTGCCAAGGCGAGGGCGCAACGTATCCGCGCTGCTGAAGCGGCCTCTGAACGAAGGCGTCGTTGATTACCCACTCCAGCTGTCTTGCCCGTATGTGTTTCAGTGCGATGACGGGTCTCTAGGTGGCTGTCGTGCTGCAGCCACCGGTTCTCACTCGTGCAGAGGCCTCGCGGATCCGGCAACTGCTTCGCGATACGAAGGCCAGATCCAGAGAAGCTGCCTTCGTCTTTGAAGGAGCCAAATCCTGTCGTGATCTGATTCACCATTCTCCTCAGGCCATTCTCAGTCTGATCGTCTCGCCGCGCTTTCTCTCTGTGGAGACCGAGGTAGATCGAAGGGCGCGCACGAAACTGCCTGCGTCCCAGTTCCTGTGTCCAGACGCCGACTTTGACAAGCTGACTGATGTTGAGATGCCGCAAGGGATATTAGCCGTCGTCCGACAACCTCGGTGGGATGAAGCCCATGTGCTCAAACAGTCGCACGTACTTGGCCTGTATGGGGATCGACTGCAAGATCCAGCGAACGTGGGTGCGATCATTCGGACAGCTGCGGCGCTGAATTTGTCCGGAGTGTGGTTGAGCGCCGATTCTGCCGATCATTTTGGTCCCAAGGTGGTTCGTGCCACGGCTGGCACCATCCTGAGCCTTCCGGTCTTTCCTGTGCGGGACTTCCAGTCATTCTTCTCCTATGGTTGTGACATCTATGCGGCGATCCTGACTTCGGCTGATCGAGTCCCCATCAGGAAGATTCGAACAAGACCCAGCCGTCTCATGATTGCGGTCGGCAACGAGGGAGCAGGGTTGGCCCCAGACATCGTGAAGGCGTCTCGCGTGAGGTTTTCCATTCCACTGGCCGAGGGAGTGGAGTCGTTGAATGTCGCGGCGACCGCGGCGATTTCGGCATTCTACTTCAGCGGATTGAGGCTCGACTCCGATGACAAATCTAGGGGATTGGGCCATTCAGCGTAGACGTTTGAAATTAAACTACGTTCGGCCTACTATGAGGTGCAGTTCATGCGATTCAGGCTGGAGATGAGAATGGGGGTCAGGTTCGTGTTGGTGTGTGCAATCAGTCTCGGATGTGGCGTGGTCACGGCCTCTGCTCAATCTGATGGGCAGCCGTATAGCCTCGACATGATTGTGGATCTGGCCTTGGCAAGAAATCCCCTGGTCTCGCTCGCCGAAGGAACTATCGAACAGCAGAAGGGACAGCAGACGGCGGCCGGCGCTTACCCGAATCCCACTATTGCCGGTTTCGGGGGGCATGGAAATTTACGGGATATTGGTCGAGTGACCATTGGACCGGTTCTTGATCGACAGGGGGTCACGGAATACAACGTGACGGTCGGACAACCGGTCGAATGGCCGTCGTTACGAGCCGCGCGGCAACGAGTGGCGGATCTTGGATTGGCGACGGCCAACGTGGGCATGTTGGAGACGCGATTGAACTTGGCGTCACAGGTCAAGGTGGCATTCTACGATCTGCTGTTGGCTCAACATGATGCCGATTTGGCGCGCCAGAATCTTGATACCGTCGAAGGTGTGGCCAGGATCGTGAGGGCAAGGGTCAAGTCGGGCGAAGCGCCTCAATTTGAGTCCATCAAGGCAGAGGTGGAAGTTCTGAAGGCTCGGCAGCAACTTGCGCGGGCGGATAATCTGATTCGGATCAACCGCGTTGTCGTGGATACCTTGACCGGTGGTGCGCTGGGGCCGTCCTATCTGGTCTATGGCGAATTCAGGACCTTGCCGCGTGACCTGCAGATCGAAGGACTCATGACTCGCATGATGGAGCAGCATCCAACCATCCAGCGCTTGCTCAAGTCTGTCGAACAATCGGATTGGAAGATTGAATTTGAACGGCAGGCGAGAGTGCCGACGCTCACCGTCAACGGTGGATACTGGCGTGATCTTGGGCGAGAGGCATTTCAAGGAGGTCTCTCTGTCCCTGTACCGCTCTGGTACCGGCGTCAGGGAGAAATTGCCTCCTCGTTAGGGGTGAAACGCCGAGAAGAAGCGGAGTTGCTTCGGACACGTAATGAACTCGGACGAGCCGTGTACCAACATTTTCAGGATGTGCGCACTACCGCGGAGCTGCTCGAGGTGTTTGAGAAGGGATTGCTGAAGCAGGCTCAGGAGGCACTGAGGCTGGCGCAGTTCAGTTTTCAACAGGGGGCGTCAAGTCTGCTGGAAGTGCTCGATGCGCAGCGAGTGCAGCGACAGATTTTACTAGACTATGCGCAGGCGCGTCGTGACCTCTCCGCCTCGCTGGCCCGACTGGAGCAAGCCGTAGGGGTGGCGCTGTGAAGGCCCTGTTTGGTTCACGACGAGCTGCATCGAAGTGTCTCAGCCGAGGCATGTCCGGTCTTCTGTTCGGTTTGATGGTGCTGGAATCAGGCTGCGATGGAACGCCGAGCGATGTGGTGGCAAGTAAGTCGCCTGTTGCCGTGTCAGCTCCTGGCCGCATCACGCTATCGGCGGAGGAGTCGTCGCGGGTGGGCGTGGTTGTCCAGCCGGTCGCACGCAGCGATTTTCGAACGCACCGGGACTTCCCCGCCATCGTGCAACCGAATCAACGGAACATGGCGGAGATCACTGCGTTGGTGCGAGGGCGAGTGGTTGAGGTGTACGGTGAGCTAGGCCAGGAGGTCAAAGGCAATGCCCCGCTGGCGATTCTGTATAGCAGCGATCTGGGGCTTGCTCAATCGGCTTATCTCAAAGCCAAGGCCAAGCTTCACGTGGCCGAGCAGGCCTTCGAGCGTGCGCAGTTCCTCCTCCAAGAGCAGGTGATTGGCGAGGCAGAATTGCAGCGCCGCCAGGCAGAGTTGCTAAGCAATCAGGCCGAAGCCAATGAATCGCACGACCGGCTCAAGCTGCTTGGCATGAATGATGAAGAATTCAGGCGTCTCGAGAGCAGCCGGAAGATCCGTTCGGTCGTGCCGATTGTGGCTCCCTTTGCCGGCCGGATCATCGTGCGTAAGTTGACACGAGGCGAGGTCGTCGAGACGACTGATAATCTATTCGTGATCGCTGATCTTTCGGAAGTCTGGGTGCAAGCGAATATTCCCGAGAAGGACATTCCCTTCGCGCATGCCATCCATGCATCCGGAGACAGGCAAGTTGAGGTGCGGATCAACGCCTATCCCAAGGAGGTCTTTCGAGGGACGATCACCTATGTCGGTGATGTGCTCGATCCCGTGACACGCACCATGCAACTCAGGATTGAGTTGCCGAATCGAGATGGGCGGCTCAAACCGGAAATGTTCGCGACGATTCGACTCTTTTCCGAAGCCCAGCCTGAGCAACTGGCTGTGCCGGAGGCCGCGTTGCAACGCGATCAAGGACGCACCTTCGTCTTCGTGCAACGCAGCCCGAACGAGTATGAGTTGCGGGAAGTGCACGTCGGCGAATCCAATGGGACCGTGACGGCTATCCTCGGCGGCCTGAACGAAGGCGAACCGGTCGTGACCCATGGTGCCTTTGTCTTGAAGTCCGAGTTATTGAAGAAACCCGTCTGATGGTTTCCCGTCTTCTGGACATCTCCCTCCGCCAGCGGCTCCTTATCATTATCTGTTCGATCATGATCGGCGCCGGCGGGATCTATGCCTTTCGGACCATTCCGATCGACGCCTTTCCAGACGTGACCAGCGTGCTGGTCCAGGTTGTTACGAAGGCGCCGGGGCTCTCTCCCGCTGAAGTTGAGCGCTTGGTGACCTATCCGGTCGAGCTACAGCTCACGGGTGTGCCGTCCCTCACGGAAATGCGTTCCCTCACGAAAGTCGGTCTCTCGCTGATCACCATCGTGTTTGATGACTCCATGGATGTGAACCTGGCCCGCCAACTGGTGCTTGAGCGATTGCTTGAAGTGGAGGAACAGCTTCCTCCAGGGGCCAAGCCGATGCTGGTGCCGAACAGTACAGGATTGGGAGAGGTCTTTCAGTATTACTTGGAGGCTCCTCACGGAGCTGCCGCTGATAGCGAAGCCGAACACCAAAGCCTGATTGTACAGCGGACGATTCAAGATTGGATCATTCGCCCCCTTCTGAAGAGCACGCCAGAGGTCATCGATATCAATTCAATGGGCGGGTACGTCAAACAGTATCAGGTGTTAGTCGAACCAGGTCTGCTGCGGAAATACGGTCTGACGCTTCGTGAGGTGTTCGATGCGGTGGCGAGAAACAACGCCAACGCCGGCGGGAATATCCTCGAAAAACATGATGAGAAATACATCGTGCGAGGAATTGGACTGATCCGCTCGCTTCAGGATATCGAGCGGATCGTGGTGAAGGAAACCGGTGGCACGCCGGTCTATATCTCCGACGTGGCTCAAGTGGTGATCGACCATGCGGTGCGGCATGGCGCCACGGTGTTGAACGGGGATCGCGAGGTGGTCAGTGGCATCGTGCTGATGTTGCGTGGAGGCAACGCTCGGGATGTCGTCGAGGGGATCAAGACTCGTATTGAGGACATCCATGCGAAACATCTGTTGCCGGATGGATTGCGCATTGTGCCGTTTTACGACCGTATCGAACTGATCACCGAAGCATTGAATACGGTCTACAAATCGTTGGCTGAAGGTGTGGTGCTCGTGGTCGTGGTGCTGTTCCTGTTTCTTGGGAATATTCGCAGTGCGCTGATCGTCGTCGGCACGCTGGTATTGGCGCCGCTGGCCACATTCATCGTGATGGGACAAATCGGGCTGACCGCAAATCTGATGTCGCTGGGAGGGCTGGCGATCGCGGTCGGGATGATCGTGGACGGGTCGGTCGTCGTCGTCGAAAACGTGTATCGCCATCTGTCGCATCATTCTGCTGCCGCAATACCGAGGCTTCAGCTGGTGACGCAAGCGGTGAAGGAAGTCGGACAGCCGGTCGTCTTTGGGATTCTGATTATTATCTTGGTGTTTTTCCCTCTCTTGTCCCTTCAAGGGATGGAAGGGAAGATGTTCAAACCGCTTGCCTATACCATCATGATCGCGCTGATGGTGTCTCTGGTCCTGTCGCTCACCTTGTCGCCGGTCCTCTGTTCGTTAGCTCTGAAGCAGGGGAGCGAGGAGGATCCGTGGATTGTGCGGCAAGCCAAGCGTCTCTATGCGCCAACTCTCCACTGGGCCCTCGGGCATCGGACTACCGTGGTGGTGATGGCCGTCGGCGCGCTCATCGGGGCGCTGGCGTTGGTGCCAACATTAGGCTCAGAATTTATCCCTATTCTGAACGAGGGATCAGTTGCCCCTCAGACTATTCGGCTTCCCAGCGTGTCGCTTCCTGCCTCAATCGAAATCGAAAAGCGGATGCAGCAGGCGATCATGGAGTTTCCGGAAGTGGAGATGGTCGTCTCGAAAATCGGTCGTACGGAATTGGGGAACGATCCACAGGAGCCGAATGAAAGTGATCCGGTGGTTCGCTTGAAGCCGCTGGATCAGTGGACCACGGCCAAGACGATGCCGGAGTTGATGCAGAAGTTTCGCGAGCGGTTGACGACTGTCTCGGGCGCGACATTCCTCATCAGCCAGCCGATTCAGCAGCGCGTCGATGAATTGATTTCCGGCGTGCGCACGGAAGCCACGGTCAAGCTGTTCGGTGATGATCTGGAAGTGCTCCGGAATAAAGCCCAAGAAATCGCCGAAGTCCTCGAAGCGGTCCGAGGGGTCCGAGATATCAAAGTCGAGCAAGTATTCGGCCAGCCCTATCTCACAATTGATATCGATCGCGGCAAGATTGCGCGGCATGGGATCAATGTCGCTGATGTACGGGAGATTATCACCACCGCCATTGGTGGGGAGGTAGCCACTCGGATCTTCGAAAGCCAGCAACGCTTCGAGCTGGTGGTGCGGTTTCCGGAACAGTACAGGAATAGTGTCGAAACCATCAGTAATATTCGGGTCAGTGATCATGCGGGTGCACTGATTCCATTGGCGGATCTCGCCACCGTGCAGTTGGAAGAGGGACCTGGCCGGATCAGCCGCGATCAGCTGCAACGGTACGTATCGATCGGGTTCAATACGCTGGGGCGAGACATCGGCGGGTTGGTTGCGGAGGCGCAGCAGAAAATTACTGACCGCGTCATGCTTCCGCCCGGTTACCGGGTCACTTGGGGCGGGTCATTTGAAAACATGCAACGTGCCATGGCCAAGCTACAGGTCATCGTTCCGATCACAATCGGCCTGATCTTTTTCTTGCTGTATTCAACCTTCAATTCACTCCGTCAGGCAACCCTCATTATCTTGAATCTGCCCTTTGCGTTGATCGGAGGGGTCGTGGCGCTGTGGCTCACCAAGGAATATCTCAGCGTGCCCGCGTCAGTGGGATTCATCAATCTCTTTGGCGTGGCGGTGTTGAACGGGATTGTGCTCGTCTCCTATATGAATAAATTGCGAGAGGACGGCCATAGTTTGGAGGAAGCGGTGACCTCAGGCGCTCTCCTTCGGTTACGCCCCGTCTTGATGACGGCGTTGGTCGCACTCTTGGGGTTGGTTCCCCTGGCGTTTGCCAACGGGATTGGCTCGGAGGTGCAGCGTCCGTTGGCGATCGTCGTCATCGGTGGCCTCGTGAGTTCGACGCTGCTGACCTTGATCATGCTGCCGGTCCTCTATCAGTGGTTGGAAGGCCGCTCGACAGAGGGGGGTGCTCATGGCGAATTGCGAGGAGGATCAGTTCCTGCCATCCATTCGGCAGCCGGTGACACTCCTCATGGCAATGTTGAGCTGATGCCGGCTCGCCGGCCTGACGGGATGCCATCGACGTGATGAGGATGGTGAGGCCAGAGAAAGGATGAGGTGAGGATGCCTACGCTCGCTGGTACCGTATGCATGGGGCTGGTTGCCATGATTGTGGGGGTACAGGTATCGATCGCCGCGCCGAACGAGTTGGCATCAAAGCGCGCCGATGTTGCAAAAGGGGAAAAGGTATTTGTTCGGTATTGTGCCGGCTGTCATGGCTCGGAGGGGAAGGGGGATGGCTATTTGCTTCTAGGGCCAGAGCCTGCCAACCTCACGAGACCGACCACGAAGAAAAGGTCTGATGCGATGCTGCTTCAGACCATTCACGAGGGAAAGCCGAATATGCCGTCATGGAACACTCGTTTGTCCAAAGAGGATAGTCGAGCCGTACTGGCGTATATTCGGACGCTGAAGAAGTAGAAGGATTCAGCCAAATCCGCTACGCGATCCACGTGTCAGTCTCTCAGGCATACCTCACCCGCCGTTCATAACAATGTTTTTTCGAAGTGAATAGGTGAATACCACCGATATTGCTGACATCATCGGTGTAGCTGTGGAGGCTGTATTGTGATGGTGCCGAGGGACAGAATCGAACTGTCGACACCAGCCTTTTCAGGGCTGTGCTCTACCAACTGAGCTACCTCGGCACGGAAGGGTTTCGATCGTTCAGCGCTGGATTGTTCTCATGCTCGCGAAACCAATCAACACCGTGCGCATCTTACCAAGGTCTCATATCTGACTTCCACATCTTTCGCGTGTACGCGGCATTTCTTCTAGGCCCGCGACTCGGTATGAGTTTCCACCGCATGCCGCACCCACCGTAATCAGTACGCCGGAGAGAAGGTTCACGGACTGGAGTGATGAATCGGCAGTCGAGACATAGAGGCGTGTGCCAACAGTGATGAATAGTCTGTTGGTGAGCGAGATGGCAACATCCGCAATGACGCTGAGTTTGAGATGACTGGCGGATGCTGAAGTGGCCGATAGGCTATTCAGAAAGACCCTCGTTTTCACTGCACACCCCAGCGCGACAAGACGCGCATTCCACTGAGTGCGGTCGCAGTGATCGAAGTGGTGAGAAATGCGCTGGGCTCTATACCAAGTCTCTGAATGCAGGTGTCTTCACCGGCTGGAGCGGAACTGGTAGGTGTGGATCAAGAGGCTCTGCCGATTGGGTACGCCGACCTTGTCGAAAATGTTTGTCATGTGATGCCGGACCGTACTGTCGCTAATCGACAACTTGTAGGCAATGTCTTTGTTTGAGAGGCCCTGCCCTACCAACCGGATAATCTCCTGTTGTCGCTCCGTCAATGTCTTGGGCCACGTCAGCGGTGATGCGTCGGCGTCACTCTTTGTCTTGACGGCTTGGGGGGCGAGGTCCAGCCCTACGGTACCATCTCGTTCTCCATAGGCCTTGGGCTGGGCGGAGGTATATAGCGCCTCAATCACTGCCAGTATAACGGTGGGTGGTTGAACCGTAAGGATGATGCCGTCGACTCCGGCGGCAAACGCCTCACGCGTACGGGACTGATCCTCAAGCCCGCATAACAATACGATCTTACTGGTCGGGGCGGATGCCCGAATCTGGGTGATGGTGCCGATGGCGTCGTGTTCGGTCTCCAGATCTAGGATGACCACGTCTGGCCTGGTTCCGGTGGGGCATCCGTCTGGGATCTTCCACTGGTGCGGAGACACGACTATCTGGACCGTCGCGCGGCCCTCAAGCACTTTCTGCAAGCCCAACCACAGGATCCATTGACGGCTCAGGACGGCGATCATGAGGGATGGATTCGTTGCACTAAGCATAGTGGCCTCTGGTTCAAGACGCAGGATGACCTAGCGTATTTCTAGGGGATTCCAGTCGCGTGTGTTCAGGTGGAAAGGATTTCGATTTCTTGACCGTCTGTTCCTTGATCTTCTTTGATCTAGTTTGCTAGCTGGGTGAGTGTGTTGTGTCGCTTACAGCTAGGCGCGAATGATACTAGTCATTAGTAGGGTATGCACAGATCAATCGAACGCATGTATCTAATTTGTTGAATTGATTGCCTTATTTTCATTCCTCTCTCCGGTCATGTAACTCTCACTCGACGCGTCAGTAAGGCACACGTATTGATAGGCTCAAGT includes:
- a CDS encoding RNA methyltransferase, with product MLQPPVLTRAEASRIRQLLRDTKARSREAAFVFEGAKSCRDLIHHSPQAILSLIVSPRFLSVETEVDRRARTKLPASQFLCPDADFDKLTDVEMPQGILAVVRQPRWDEAHVLKQSHVLGLYGDRLQDPANVGAIIRTAAALNLSGVWLSADSADHFGPKVVRATAGTILSLPVFPVRDFQSFFSYGCDIYAAILTSADRVPIRKIRTRPSRLMIAVGNEGAGLAPDIVKASRVRFSIPLAEGVESLNVAATAAISAFYFSGLRLDSDDKSRGLGHSA
- a CDS encoding helix-turn-helix transcriptional regulator; translation: MSIGLFIQGWRLSRNQSIESLSDATGISTTLLEHIEANQADPTTSTLEALASAFCIPPSWLFDNPQSFKWLFTDSAEDEEPDTAQIDPVTDRILTGSHADRSLYVLLTTLMQAGEPKLLRAAEMSLRSLVKQSRQATVPWQQRPSGHFEPPSD
- a CDS encoding efflux RND transporter periplasmic adaptor subunit, yielding MSGLLFGLMVLESGCDGTPSDVVASKSPVAVSAPGRITLSAEESSRVGVVVQPVARSDFRTHRDFPAIVQPNQRNMAEITALVRGRVVEVYGELGQEVKGNAPLAILYSSDLGLAQSAYLKAKAKLHVAEQAFERAQFLLQEQVIGEAELQRRQAELLSNQAEANESHDRLKLLGMNDEEFRRLESSRKIRSVVPIVAPFAGRIIVRKLTRGEVVETTDNLFVIADLSEVWVQANIPEKDIPFAHAIHASGDRQVEVRINAYPKEVFRGTITYVGDVLDPVTRTMQLRIELPNRDGRLKPEMFATIRLFSEAQPEQLAVPEAALQRDQGRTFVFVQRSPNEYELREVHVGESNGTVTAILGGLNEGEPVVTHGAFVLKSELLKKPV
- a CDS encoding cytochrome c — translated: MPTLAGTVCMGLVAMIVGVQVSIAAPNELASKRADVAKGEKVFVRYCAGCHGSEGKGDGYLLLGPEPANLTRPTTKKRSDAMLLQTIHEGKPNMPSWNTRLSKEDSRAVLAYIRTLKK
- a CDS encoding TolC family protein → MRFRLEMRMGVRFVLVCAISLGCGVVTASAQSDGQPYSLDMIVDLALARNPLVSLAEGTIEQQKGQQTAAGAYPNPTIAGFGGHGNLRDIGRVTIGPVLDRQGVTEYNVTVGQPVEWPSLRAARQRVADLGLATANVGMLETRLNLASQVKVAFYDLLLAQHDADLARQNLDTVEGVARIVRARVKSGEAPQFESIKAEVEVLKARQQLARADNLIRINRVVVDTLTGGALGPSYLVYGEFRTLPRDLQIEGLMTRMMEQHPTIQRLLKSVEQSDWKIEFERQARVPTLTVNGGYWRDLGREAFQGGLSVPVPLWYRRQGEIASSLGVKRREEAELLRTRNELGRAVYQHFQDVRTTAELLEVFEKGLLKQAQEALRLAQFSFQQGASSLLEVLDAQRVQRQILLDYAQARRDLSASLARLEQAVGVAL
- a CDS encoding response regulator transcription factor, whose translation is MLSATNPSLMIAVLSRQWILWLGLQKVLEGRATVQIVVSPHQWKIPDGCPTGTRPDVVILDLETEHDAIGTITQIRASAPTSKIVLLCGLEDQSRTREAFAAGVDGIILTVQPPTVILAVIEALYTSAQPKAYGERDGTVGLDLAPQAVKTKSDADASPLTWPKTLTERQQEIIRLVGQGLSNKDIAYKLSISDSTVRHHMTNIFDKVGVPNRQSLLIHTYQFRSSR
- a CDS encoding efflux RND transporter permease subunit, whose protein sequence is MVSRLLDISLRQRLLIIICSIMIGAGGIYAFRTIPIDAFPDVTSVLVQVVTKAPGLSPAEVERLVTYPVELQLTGVPSLTEMRSLTKVGLSLITIVFDDSMDVNLARQLVLERLLEVEEQLPPGAKPMLVPNSTGLGEVFQYYLEAPHGAAADSEAEHQSLIVQRTIQDWIIRPLLKSTPEVIDINSMGGYVKQYQVLVEPGLLRKYGLTLREVFDAVARNNANAGGNILEKHDEKYIVRGIGLIRSLQDIERIVVKETGGTPVYISDVAQVVIDHAVRHGATVLNGDREVVSGIVLMLRGGNARDVVEGIKTRIEDIHAKHLLPDGLRIVPFYDRIELITEALNTVYKSLAEGVVLVVVVLFLFLGNIRSALIVVGTLVLAPLATFIVMGQIGLTANLMSLGGLAIAVGMIVDGSVVVVENVYRHLSHHSAAAIPRLQLVTQAVKEVGQPVVFGILIIILVFFPLLSLQGMEGKMFKPLAYTIMIALMVSLVLSLTLSPVLCSLALKQGSEEDPWIVRQAKRLYAPTLHWALGHRTTVVVMAVGALIGALALVPTLGSEFIPILNEGSVAPQTIRLPSVSLPASIEIEKRMQQAIMEFPEVEMVVSKIGRTELGNDPQEPNESDPVVRLKPLDQWTTAKTMPELMQKFRERLTTVSGATFLISQPIQQRVDELISGVRTEATVKLFGDDLEVLRNKAQEIAEVLEAVRGVRDIKVEQVFGQPYLTIDIDRGKIARHGINVADVREIITTAIGGEVATRIFESQQRFELVVRFPEQYRNSVETISNIRVSDHAGALIPLADLATVQLEEGPGRISRDQLQRYVSIGFNTLGRDIGGLVAEAQQKITDRVMLPPGYRVTWGGSFENMQRAMAKLQVIVPITIGLIFFLLYSTFNSLRQATLIILNLPFALIGGVVALWLTKEYLSVPASVGFINLFGVAVLNGIVLVSYMNKLREDGHSLEEAVTSGALLRLRPVLMTALVALLGLVPLAFANGIGSEVQRPLAIVVIGGLVSSTLLTLIMLPVLYQWLEGRSTEGGAHGELRGGSVPAIHSAAGDTPHGNVELMPARRPDGMPST